DNA from Larimichthys crocea isolate SSNF chromosome XIII, L_crocea_2.0, whole genome shotgun sequence:
ATTGAGTTGTGGACATGGTGAGGAGTGTTGCCAGCCAATGGAGTTCGGATGGTGGCTCCATGATGAGTTGATGCTGCTGGTTGCTCCTGAGTGGAGCTCCCTCTTTGTGAAGCCCATACATGCACAGGATGGTGTCACCAGGAGACAGTCTGTCATATAGTTGTCGCTctgtggtttctttcttttctaactGTTGTAAACTCTCTGTAGACTTTTTCTTGTATCTGCTGGTGGGCTCGCCTCTCAGtgcttcatgtgtgttcaggtcacTCAGGAGTGTGGTGACCTTGGTGTGATTGTCAGCTGTGTTAAGGACCACTGAGCATCTTCCTCACTAACAGTTTACACTGACAGGTAGCATCCAGGTAGcttgtgtgagctgtgtgttgctgtccaCAGTGTTCTAGAGGTCAACAAGAAGTGGAGGGACTAAACCAGACAAGCTGCTGAACCAACACAGTAAAGTGGAAGCTGCACAGAAATGCAGACTGGACTGTTGATTCCCAGTGGGATCAGCAGTACGACCAACACTTTAATGTCAGGGGAAAGCATCTGATTCAATGTTGGAATCAACACTTGAACTCAAAGGACCTTTaccttgtgtttgtctctgtgtggacaGACATAATGTGAGCTCATTCTTCATGATTCCTCCACAGAGTGGACCAGGAGAGCTCAGAGGTTCCCAGTGGTCAGTCTGCCCAGCAGCATCAAACACACCTGGACTCCATATTTATGGTCTGTACATGGACAACAACTACTTTTACATCTATTCTGTTCACAATCATCTCCATGCTGCACTCTTTAGACCAGTGGACTGTCAGTCTGTCCAACATGGATCTGATGTTTGGTTCCATGATTTGACTTTGATTGTGTCGTTCATATAATATTCTGttccagctgctggaggagaacaTTGTCACTTTTGTGAAGAACGAGCTGAAGAGGATCCAGAAGGGTCTGAGTTCAGATGAGCCAGGATGCTTAGAGAGtcagagggaggatgaggaggtgtTGGACGGTGAGgatgaagagcagaggaggagcagcagagagtcaTTTCTGAAGATCACACTGCACTTCCTGAGGAGAAtgaagcaggaggagctggctgACTGTCTGCAGAGCAGTAAGAGGATTTCTCTAAAGATTTAACATGATGGATGAATGAGACGTTTACTGATGTCTCAACAGATGGACACTAATATGTTTACATGGATTCTTTAGGGGAATTacattgtcatattttcttCATGAATCACTGAATGATCTTATTTGTTGTGTCTTCATTCAGAATTTTTCCAGCATAAACTTAAATCTAACCTGCAGAAGaagttccagtgtgtgtttgaggggatTGCTAAAACAGGAAACCCAACCCTTCTGAACCAGATCTACACagagctctacatcacagagggagggaCTGCAGAGGTCAATGATGAACATGAGGTCAGACAGATTGAAACAGCATCCAGGAAACCAGACAGACCAGAAACAACAATCAGACAAGTAGACATCTTTAAAGCCTCACCTGGAAGAGATGAACCAATCAGAACAGTGATGACAAAGGGAGTGGCTGGCATTGGGAAAACAGTCTTAACAcagaagttcactctggactgggctgAAGACAAAGCCAACCAGGACAttgtaatggaaaatttatattacatgattgtgtgttctcttataaccatatatagccatgtttgatctcagtaatattcaaaaagtttttgaagtttaacactgtgtgccttataatcttgtttagtttcactcagtaccttgcgcttagaaatctttctctcatttatgcaaGTTGTTTGAAGAAGTAGTTTTTTgatgtataaacttgaccttggttctcacggtccagcagagcttgttagtgaggtttgatagGGATGAGCACACTCCATTGTAACCACCTGgtacagttagataagtaaatcataataatgacgaatactccttagaaatgtataagaatcagtgtgggactgccccacccggaacattttctgcagactgtcttgtgcatttgtagaactgttcttcttgcaagaataaaatgacaaaacctttaaagaccaattgattgattcaagatccttattttgtgtcggtgaattgcttcccagaaatttcagcaacaaTACCTGCAGGGGACAGACATGAAAGGTATCTCTCCAGCTGTCCTACTGTTTTTCCCAACTCCATGGATGCAAAGAAGTCGTCTTCATCAGAGGGGCTGCTGTTTGTGCTGGTGACTTCATCCAAGTTGGCGTTGAGGTGATTCCTGATGTAGTCAAGGCTTGTGGCAAGATAAATCATTTTTCTAAATAATTAGGTCTGCACATTATTCTTACCCTTCTACTGTATAGGCTGTCAAGCTGATATAAgtgctgatatatatatatatatatataataataataataaagtaataaagtaaagCAAAGTATGTTCAGCcaaggtgtgtctgtgtgtgtgcgtgcgtgcgtgcgtgcgtgtgtgtttgtatgtgtagaGGCATCGGAGGATCTGGAACATAGCGGAAACGAAGCAGTTCCTACCCGGACCTATAATTGAATGCACACTGAAACATGGCGGCTAACATAGAGCAAATTTTTCAGGATTTTATATTGAATAAAATCAGAGAGATTGAAGACCAGAATGAAGACAAAGCGTATGTCcctgttgtgttttgaattCCTTTTAATGACACTTCAATATAATTACCTAGATAGTGAATAGAAATGAACAAGCTGAGAGTTTTCCATCTTTAGCGGCCGGTAGCCGTTTTGGTTACCAAATGTACCCTAAAAGCTAACGTTagatatgtatttatattttaaacgTTCTGATAGAACTGGCTACGACGCTGTTAACCGGGCTGACGGGGTGTCAATAAAGCTACagttaatatatgtatatatgtacgtACGATGTATTATGTATAGACAGTTTTATTAGTTAGCTAGCTCACTTACAATGTGCTTGTATAACTGTCAGCAAGTATTAtatgctttttatttaattctatACAACGAGTATTGTGTATATTCTCCTCGCGGGTGGTTATTTCTCTGCTCGCTGGAAAGAATGCACACAACGGCCGTGTAAGCTTCCGAGATTTCACAAATTGCAAATAATTCTTaatttttttgattgttttgataAAGCATGCGTTCACCATTCTTTGTAGGAAATAGCTATAGGTTTGGTTCAAAAACGTGGCTAAATAAAACCCTGGATCCTGACAAATCCAAAATATGATTGTTCTGGGTTTTACttaacagatttatttagaCAACACATCCTCTTCTTGAAACATTCCTCTGAAAGGATTTAATCCCTGATTATAACAAACATCACCTGAGCTGTGTTGGGCAGTAATAATAAATCTAACTAAATGAAtatctctttttgtcttctgtgtctATCAGTGCTGGAGAAGGAGTGGGTGCTGCCAATGAAGTGGTTGGAGTAGAGGAAACCACTTCcaagagagacaaacaggaagactTACAGGGCAGTGGttcacaaaagaaacacaagaagcacaaaaaacacaaaagtaagaagaaaaggaggaacaGAGAGAAGGACAAGGAGAGCAGTTCAGAGTCTGGGACAGAATTGGACAGGGGAACCAATCATCAGCCAAGGTGAAACTTCTATAGTGAATTTCTATCAACACTCACAAAATTGCACTGCACATTGCACAAAATTAACAGTGTTACATGTCCATAATATTATGCATAAACAGTGACCTAAGTGAATTCCCCCTCTATTTATAAGTTATCTAATGGAGGAAAGGTAGTGGTCGAGGTTGAACAATTTATGTTCACTGAGGGTGTTTATGTTTAAACTTATTGTTATTGGAGAAGATTGGCCTCAATAATTCCTGACAGCTGCACAGCCTCTGCCAGTAACGCAGGGATATACTGTAGCAATCAGTTGCTGTtacatcatgcacacacccacaagTCAGTTCAATATCTGGTGTGTTAATGGGTGAAAAAGAGGCCGGTTATAAGGAGCcttgaataaaaacacaatataaatgcACCTggctgattttaaaatgtgtatatattcaaccctgtttccaaaaaagtgTCAATAGGAATGAAGTATGATTACTGAGAGGACCAATTGCAGTAATCCTGAAAGTGGAATGTTTTTTCATTCTTGCTTGATATaggatttcagctgctcaacagtTTGTGTCTCCCTTGTTGTAATTTACTTTTCACGGCAATATACGGCAAATTATCAattagtgacacacacacacacacacacatgattgtGGTTAAACTGATGATGATGCAAGTGTGGACACATCAGGGTTTTGTCATTGAGGCCATGTAGTGGCTGCATCGATTAATCTGGAGACAGGCACTCTTTTATTACAAACTCAGATTAGAACAATTACAGGATGCAAATGACGTGTCGTCTTAGACCTGCAGGTACAAGAGACCCCGCTAACTAATCTCAGTctccttttatttctctctctctctcctcctcattgGATTTGGAACACTGTGGACACATACTGGCACTTACTTTTttccagagatgtataaagtactggagtaaaggagtggagtagaagtacaagtgctatatcaaaaaactgacttgagtagaagttgaagtgttcgttaaacaccatacttaagtaaaagtactaaagtattcaaaatgttttgtacttaagtattgctagtagaagtatgtaaaaaattgctactcaagtactgaaagtaaaagtagaagtaaaagtacaagtactgttgtttatattatttcaaatatttattaaggcacaacttctttGGCCAAAGCAGCAGTACAAGGAAATAAAAGGCCACATACAAGtgttaaaaaattaaaacatctcAAAAGGCCAGAGGGGTATTCCAAGAATATGGCTAAGTGACAAACCTGGGCAAGTCAAGCCTAATGGCCAACCTTATAATAGAACAGCCCAGAAGCATCCTTCTCACAAGGCCAAAGGGCTCTTCCATCATCAGGTTAACCACTGCCTCCAGATTAACTTATTCAGGTTTGTCTTTTAACCAGCTACTTAGAATACCCCCCCAGTAGGCCACATACTTAGCATTTATGTAAAAACAGGAGTAGAGCACTTTACAACACTGAGctctttgtaaacaaacaaatcaaggtTTGTCTCTTAACCAGCTACTTTACAACACTGAGCTCTCAACAAAAACAGACCCTCCCCCCCACAGCatccctcccttctcttcccTGCTTGTGCATTTTTCCCCCTCCACTGTGCATAGTCCCTTAAGCTGATCTGTATAAAACAATCAGTTAGGCAGTTAGAAATCTTTTGTTTAGTCTCAAAAGTAGTTGGTTTTCAAAATTGGAGTCCTGCAGCCTCGCACTTCCTGGGGTAAAGACTAATCCTGCGATACTAAAAAGCCTCTCGCAGGCTGCTGATGCTGGAAGGGGTGTGTTTAACTTAACAGACATCTTACACACAGCTGGAAAAGACTTGAGCAAATCCAGGTTATCTGCTGAACAGGACAAGTACGCTTCTAGCTGTTTGGCGCCATCCAGCGCCTTTGAGCCCCTCATGCCAGAAAAAAAGTCCTCTTCATCAGATGAGCTCGACCTGTTGACCTCACCAGACTGCAACACGAAGTCTTCAATGTGTTGTTTGATATAGTCCATTCCTAAAATATAAGAGTACATTATAAACAACAATAGTCTCAACCAGTCATAACAGTAACCACAGATTTTAACATGACATGGTCAGTaagaaatattgattttaatggAAATGACGCCTTTATGCAGGCTAAGAAAGGGCTAATGCACGACTAATATCCATGTTAGTAAGCACTATGATTGATGTGCGAATTGTGTGTTACCTATTTTGATTGTCTCATCTTCCTGTGTCCAATTTCTCCGGAACTTTGGAAGCAGAATAGCAACGGCTACCAGCTCTGGGTCTTCCATCATAGGGCCAAAGCGACCCTCAATGCCAGCCAGCAGAGCATTGACAAGGGGCTTGCAGTATTTTAGCGAGAGCTTGACCCTGTCCAGCTTAATTTTCAGGAGCTTGATAGTTGGGAGGAGCCAACCCATCTGGACATTGGTTTCAGCTTGCAAGATGTTAGTTGCTTGGGCAAGTGGAGTCATCACAACAGCAAACTCTGACAGGAATGCAAGTTCAGCTGGATTGAACCTGTGATGAAGACAACATAATCATGAACAACAGGATTGGGCATTAATTGATTAGGTGTaacaataagacaaaaaaacagtattGCTACATGATTGGTTTATTATCATGCGATGGAATGCTTTACCATTCATTCAATTAAGTTGTTTTACAAATAGACAATACCAATTCTGTACCAGAATCGAGCTTGAGAGTAccatataattaaaaaaataataataattttaaactTACATTGGAACATTCAAATCTGTGCAGACAGCTCTCATGGCTGCCTCTCCCTTCTCTTTGACGATCCGGAGCAGTCTCTCCACAGCCATGAACACAGAGTTCCACCTTGTTGCAACCGGTCGCACAAGCTGGAGGGAGCAAGCATCTTCCACACTTTCAGCTGCTATTGAGGATCTTGACCATTTATTCCAAAGTGCATTGCATTTGCCAAATGTTGAATAGTATAATTTCTTGTATGTGTCATTGGACACTGCCTTGCTGGCATCGGTAGTGGCTATGGGGTTGAGAATGTGGCATGCACAACGCTGGTGCTTTGGAAGCTGGAATTCGAAACCATCAACCTCATCCAAAAGGGAAGATGCGTCAACAAACTCTACCGCCTCCTCATCTTtgtctgcttcttcctcctcctcctgaactTGACCACCGGTATTGTTATTTTCATCTTCAGCGAAGGCTTTGATAAAGTTGGAGCCATTGTCCGTGGTTGTTGTGACTATCTTCCCCCGTCTTTCAAACTCTGCATGGATATCATTGAGTGCATTTGCCAAAAGGTCAAAAGTGTGATAGCCTTTTAATCTTTTACAGCCCAGGGCCGCAGAGACCCTTTATAAACTTTCAGGGTCCAGCCAATGG
Protein-coding regions in this window:
- the LOC113747221 gene encoding NACHT, LRR and PYD domains-containing protein 3-like, whose amino-acid sequence is MLLEENIVTFVKNELKRIQKGLSSDEPGCLESQREDEEVLDGEDEEQRRSSRESFLKITLHFLRRMKQEELADCLQSKFFQHKLKSNLQKKFQCVFEGIAKTGNPTLLNQIYTELYITEGGTAEVNDEHEVRQIETASRKPDRPETTIRQVDIFKASPGRDEPIRTVMTKGVAGIGKTVLTQKFTLDWAEDKANQDIVMENLYYMIVCSLITIYSHV